A stretch of Candidatus Vicinibacter affinis DNA encodes these proteins:
- a CDS encoding PKD domain-containing protein encodes MKSGILTFFILLACLFGLNAQTFNAKQVQSSAKPTLDRIFKHYEVVTLNIKEIQSSLNTRSTVKKMQLDLGSKSWPLDLFEYDLYGKDFYLSVSDDQGVTRRPRNKEIKTYKSILRTPRGGWGCLTLTNDFFNGHVVDAGQSIYFEMVYSLDPNAPKNEVVIYNESDVIRNSGIACGFEEYEKAMHLNPNEVHTNEINSRGVCRSVDIALSCDKTLHDNKGGIPQADAFMTSVLNNVQTNYDNEFADAVEFTISTIFVASTVGGDPWNGSSTINQQLDQHRSWGNSGGYGGASYAVATNWSKKWSSGAIGLAWLSAVCSSFRYNVCSDYGGSVGGGLRVLQAHELGHNFSCQHDAAGSNTIMAPSVNGSNTWSSNSISSVNNYLPGLGCLGTCSAGDAPVANFKGVPTLVCATGKVQFTDLSTGTPSSWLWTFPGGSPLTSTQQNPLVTYSNKGVYDVTLKVTNQFGSNEETFSLYIDVEAKAVPIFTTNVTDRDLTTTNNSLNGDSYLWSFGDGNKSTEFEPYHTYAEDGVYTVELAVTNRCGTVKKNVKVNVVTPNEANFSSDVQDGCSVLKVKYKNLSSKNSNTFEWEFPGGNPSKSTLKEPVVTYTEKGQFDVKLTAFNSRYRHTKYEVKYIKVDSTPISDFEAGAPLGNLIKFTNKSIDATTYAWDFGDNSKSSETEPEHNFPGPGKYNVCLISTGKCGKDTTCQEVEISTTLNSRFSIDNAKGCVPFEVQFKNNSTGAASYEWSFPGGNPSTSTDPNPKVTYDKVGIYDVTLVAINGSDKSTLSQTSFINVGAAPIAEYQSVVSGYAVSFANTSKNGGTYLWNFGDMETSTEENPTHTYKAEGEYEVTMTMTNDCGISELKQRVIVYLIPKVNFSSSKTRICAGDQVNYVDESSKDVNDWNWQFEGGKPATSIDKNPSVTYEKPGIYAVKLTVKNTNGENFITKTNYIEVISSVLCPDKTGKKRKVQLGEEADPAKSINNRNRFNAEVNILPNPNNGIFNISLGPISANAKISLILTDMMGRELYVNSTPEIQGGFISMHLNYLESGTYVLQCKLDSDIVTRKLVITK; translated from the coding sequence ATGAAATCCGGAATTTTGACTTTTTTTATTTTGTTGGCCTGTCTTTTTGGCCTTAATGCTCAGACTTTTAATGCAAAACAGGTTCAATCCTCCGCAAAACCAACCTTGGATAGGATTTTTAAGCATTACGAGGTCGTAACATTAAATATCAAAGAAATCCAATCCTCCTTAAACACCCGTTCAACTGTGAAAAAAATGCAGCTTGATCTGGGTTCAAAATCCTGGCCTTTGGACCTTTTTGAATATGATTTATATGGAAAGGATTTCTATTTGTCTGTATCTGACGACCAAGGCGTAACAAGGAGACCAAGAAATAAGGAAATCAAAACCTATAAATCCATTTTAAGAACACCAAGGGGAGGTTGGGGTTGTCTTACCCTTACCAACGATTTTTTCAACGGACATGTTGTAGATGCTGGCCAAAGTATCTATTTTGAGATGGTCTACAGTCTTGACCCAAATGCGCCTAAGAATGAAGTGGTCATTTACAATGAGTCTGATGTGATTCGCAATTCTGGAATAGCCTGCGGATTTGAAGAATATGAAAAAGCGATGCACTTAAATCCTAATGAAGTGCATACCAATGAAATCAATTCAAGAGGTGTATGCAGAAGCGTGGACATTGCCTTATCCTGTGATAAAACATTACATGACAATAAAGGGGGAATTCCACAGGCAGATGCCTTTATGACTTCTGTACTGAACAATGTTCAAACAAATTATGACAATGAATTTGCAGACGCTGTAGAATTTACCATCAGCACCATATTTGTGGCCTCTACTGTTGGAGGGGATCCATGGAATGGTTCATCTACTATAAATCAACAACTTGATCAGCACAGGTCTTGGGGCAACAGTGGCGGATATGGTGGAGCAAGTTATGCAGTGGCCACTAACTGGTCTAAGAAGTGGTCCTCCGGAGCAATCGGTCTTGCGTGGTTGTCAGCAGTATGCAGCAGCTTTAGGTATAATGTATGCAGTGATTATGGTGGTAGTGTTGGTGGAGGTTTGAGAGTGCTCCAGGCTCATGAGCTAGGTCACAATTTTAGTTGTCAGCATGATGCTGCAGGTTCTAATACCATCATGGCACCTTCAGTTAATGGATCAAATACCTGGTCTTCTAATTCTATATCTTCAGTAAATAATTACCTTCCAGGTCTTGGATGCCTGGGCACTTGTTCAGCCGGTGATGCACCGGTCGCCAATTTTAAAGGGGTTCCAACCTTAGTTTGTGCAACAGGTAAAGTACAATTTACTGATTTGTCTACAGGTACGCCCTCTTCATGGTTGTGGACTTTCCCGGGAGGTTCTCCTTTAACATCCACCCAACAAAATCCTTTAGTAACTTATTCCAACAAAGGGGTTTATGATGTGACGCTGAAGGTTACCAACCAGTTCGGGTCAAATGAAGAAACTTTTAGTCTTTACATAGATGTAGAGGCTAAAGCTGTTCCAATTTTTACTACAAATGTTACAGACAGAGATCTTACCACCACCAATAATTCCCTAAATGGAGATTCCTATTTATGGTCATTTGGGGATGGAAACAAATCTACTGAATTCGAACCCTATCACACCTATGCCGAAGATGGGGTGTATACAGTTGAACTTGCCGTTACCAATCGTTGTGGGACAGTCAAAAAAAATGTGAAGGTTAATGTGGTAACCCCCAATGAAGCTAATTTTTCATCCGATGTACAGGATGGTTGCTCTGTGCTTAAAGTAAAATACAAGAATCTTTCTTCCAAAAATTCAAATACGTTCGAATGGGAGTTCCCTGGTGGAAATCCATCAAAATCAACATTGAAGGAGCCCGTTGTAACCTATACCGAAAAAGGGCAGTTTGATGTTAAATTAACAGCCTTTAATTCGAGATATCGACATACAAAATACGAAGTTAAGTACATTAAAGTCGACAGCACACCTATTTCAGATTTTGAAGCTGGCGCCCCATTGGGTAACCTGATTAAGTTTACAAATAAATCAATTGATGCAACAACATACGCATGGGATTTTGGAGATAACTCAAAAAGTTCCGAAACAGAGCCTGAGCATAATTTTCCTGGGCCGGGTAAGTACAATGTTTGTCTGATCAGTACCGGAAAATGTGGAAAAGACACAACTTGTCAGGAAGTTGAAATTAGCACCACTTTAAATTCCAGATTCTCCATAGACAACGCAAAAGGTTGCGTGCCATTCGAAGTACAATTTAAAAACAATTCGACAGGGGCTGCAAGCTATGAATGGAGCTTTCCTGGTGGAAATCCAAGTACCAGTACAGATCCCAATCCAAAGGTTACATACGATAAAGTGGGTATCTACGATGTTACACTAGTGGCAATCAACGGCTCTGACAAATCTACCTTAAGTCAAACTTCGTTTATTAATGTAGGGGCGGCTCCAATTGCAGAATATCAATCAGTAGTTTCAGGCTATGCAGTTTCCTTCGCCAATACCTCCAAAAATGGAGGAACTTATTTATGGAATTTCGGTGATATGGAAACCAGTACGGAAGAAAACCCTACACATACCTACAAGGCAGAAGGGGAATATGAGGTTACCATGACTATGACCAATGATTGCGGAATTTCAGAATTGAAGCAAAGAGTCATCGTTTACCTGATTCCAAAAGTTAATTTCTCTTCTTCCAAAACCCGTATTTGTGCTGGCGATCAAGTGAATTATGTGGATGAATCTTCCAAAGATGTAAACGATTGGAATTGGCAATTTGAAGGGGGGAAACCGGCTACTTCGATTGATAAAAACCCATCTGTTACTTATGAAAAGCCGGGAATTTACGCAGTGAAACTAACCGTCAAAAATACCAATGGAGAAAATTTTATAACCAAAACAAATTACATTGAAGTTATTTCTTCTGTATTGTGTCCAGACAAGACTGGTAAAAAAAGGAAGGTTCAATTAGGAGAAGAAGCTGATCCGGCAAAATCTATCAACAATAGAAATCGATTCAATGCCGAAGTAAATATTTTACCTAACCCGAATAATGGAATTTTCAACATTTCATTGGGACCAATTTCTGCAAATGCTAAAATTTCATTGATACTCACAGACATGATGGGACGTGAATTATATGTCAACAGTACACCAGAGATACAGGGAGGTTTCATTAGCATGCATTTAAATTATTTAGAGTCAGGTACTTATGTTCTGCAATGCAAGCTAGATTCTGACATTGTAACCAGAAAACTGGTAATCACTAAATAA